A region of Planococcus sp. MSAK28401 DNA encodes the following proteins:
- a CDS encoding response regulator transcription factor — translation MKILVVEDNPSVSSMLELFFSKEGLEGEFAGDGLEGYRKFQEEDFDLLILDWMLPGMDGIALCRKIRETGSEVPIIMLTAKDSESDQVIGFEMGADDYVTKPFSPLTLMARIKAVTRRARKDEAAGDGIRTSHFHVRKETREVVKDGQAIDNLTPKEFDLLVFFLQHPKQVFSREQLLEQVWGYQFYGDERTVDVHIKRLRKKIPEGDQLFHTVWGVGYKFEELAG, via the coding sequence AGAAGGGCTAGAAGGTGAATTCGCTGGAGATGGGCTGGAAGGCTACCGTAAATTCCAGGAAGAGGATTTCGACCTGTTGATCCTGGATTGGATGCTTCCGGGAATGGACGGCATCGCGCTGTGCCGGAAAATCCGCGAGACGGGAAGCGAAGTGCCCATCATTATGCTGACAGCGAAAGACAGTGAATCCGACCAAGTAATCGGTTTTGAAATGGGAGCAGATGATTACGTGACGAAGCCGTTCAGCCCTTTGACCTTGATGGCGCGCATCAAAGCGGTGACCAGAAGGGCGCGAAAAGATGAAGCGGCCGGGGACGGCATCCGCACATCCCATTTCCATGTCAGGAAAGAAACACGCGAAGTCGTCAAAGACGGCCAAGCGATCGACAATCTAACGCCGAAGGAATTCGATCTGCTGGTCTTTTTCCTGCAGCATCCGAAGCAAGTATTCAGCCGGGAGCAATTGCTTGAACAAGTTTGGGGCTATCAGTTCTACGGTGATGAACGGACAGTAGATGTCCATATCAAACGGCTGCGCAAGAAAATTCCGGAAGGGGACCAGCTCTTCCATACGGTGTGGGGAGTGGGCTATAAATTTGAAGAACTTGCGGGTTAA